In a single window of the Bacillus mycoides genome:
- a CDS encoding ABC transporter permease, producing the protein MGKYIEMIRIRFLMMLAYRTNYYSGILIYTINIGAYYFLWQAIYSGKENIESLSISQMTTYIAIAWMARAFYFNNIDREIAMEIQEGRVAVELIRPYNYLGMKVMQGLGEGIFRFAFFSIPGMIIVTLLFSLQITTNFQTWLYFFLSLIFSFIINTQINLMTGMLTFFLFNNSGIMYAKRVVIDLFSGLLLPISFYPLWAQKAMVFLPFQAISYIPSMIFSEGIQGSKLYEALLFQVIWAIILIIPIVLMWKTARKRLIVQGG; encoded by the coding sequence ATGGGTAAGTATATTGAAATGATTCGCATTCGTTTTTTAATGATGCTTGCTTATCGTACAAATTATTACAGCGGGATATTAATTTATACAATTAATATCGGTGCGTATTATTTTTTATGGCAAGCGATTTATAGCGGGAAAGAGAATATTGAAAGTTTATCTATTTCGCAAATGACTACGTATATTGCGATCGCATGGATGGCACGTGCTTTCTATTTCAATAATATAGATAGAGAAATTGCGATGGAGATTCAAGAAGGACGTGTGGCGGTAGAACTAATTCGTCCATATAATTATTTAGGAATGAAAGTTATGCAAGGTCTTGGTGAAGGGATATTTCGTTTTGCATTCTTTTCAATCCCAGGTATGATCATCGTTACATTGTTATTTTCATTACAAATTACAACGAATTTTCAAACGTGGTTATATTTCTTCTTATCGTTAATATTTAGCTTTATCATTAATACACAAATAAATTTAATGACGGGAATGCTTACATTCTTCTTATTTAATAATAGTGGAATTATGTATGCAAAACGTGTTGTGATTGATTTATTTTCTGGTTTATTATTACCGATTAGTTTTTATCCATTATGGGCCCAAAAAGCAATGGTGTTTTTACCGTTTCAAGCAATTAGTTATATTCCGAGTATGATTTTCTCTGAAGGTATACAAGGAAGTAAGTTATATGAAGCTTTGTTATTTCAAGTGATTTGGGCAATTATACTTATTATTCCAATTGTACTGATGTGGAAAACGGCGAGAAAACGTCTAATCGTACAAGGGGGATGA
- a CDS encoding potassium channel family protein: protein MLWGFILLIAAIAILRSVQLLWSSYSNSNRFFSLYNLATLFLIYTTVLIAFGLSYVVLEEMGFAVLKEDGDRLSAHSFQLVEICLYFSAVTLLSVGYGDIAPIGIGRWIAIGEALIGYTLPFAFVMRSVIDNEK from the coding sequence ATGTTATGGGGATTTATTCTATTAATTGCAGCAATCGCTATTTTGAGAAGTGTCCAATTATTATGGAGTTCATATTCAAATTCCAATCGTTTCTTTTCGCTGTACAATTTAGCTACGTTGTTTTTGATTTATACAACGGTACTGATTGCGTTTGGATTAAGTTATGTTGTGCTAGAGGAAATGGGTTTTGCAGTTTTGAAAGAAGATGGGGATAGGTTAAGTGCTCATTCCTTTCAGCTTGTTGAAATATGTTTATATTTTAGCGCGGTTACTTTATTGTCCGTTGGATATGGTGATATAGCTCCGATTGGAATCGGAAGATGGATTGCAATTGGAGAAGCGCTAATTGGATATACATTACCGTTTGCCTTTGTGATGAGATCTGTAATAGACAATGAAAAATAA
- the bcp gene encoding thioredoxin-dependent thiol peroxidase produces the protein MITVGEMAPEFTLEGSNGEQIRLADFRGKNVVLYFYPKDMTPGCTTEACDFRDAYGLFQEKDTVILGVSPDSANRHMKFIEKHELPFVLLVDEDHKVAELYDVWKLKKNFGKEYMGIERSTFLINKDGELVNEWRKVKVKGHIEDVLSYIK, from the coding sequence ATGATTACAGTAGGAGAAATGGCACCAGAATTTACATTAGAAGGAAGTAACGGAGAACAAATTCGCTTAGCTGACTTTCGCGGTAAAAATGTAGTCCTATATTTTTATCCGAAAGATATGACTCCGGGATGTACAACTGAAGCATGTGATTTTCGTGATGCATATGGATTATTTCAAGAGAAGGATACGGTTATACTTGGTGTAAGTCCAGATTCAGCAAATAGACATATGAAATTCATTGAGAAGCATGAGCTTCCATTTGTACTTTTAGTAGACGAAGATCATAAAGTAGCAGAATTGTACGATGTTTGGAAGCTGAAAAAGAACTTCGGAAAAGAGTACATGGGAATTGAGCGTTCTACATTCCTTATTAATAAAGACGGTGAGCTTGTAAATGAGTGGCGTAAAGTGAAAGTGAAAGGGCATATTGAGGATGTTCTTTCTTATATAAAATAA
- a CDS encoding ABC transporter permease, with protein MIYIKLFLQYASQYIKTKLEYRGDFIVGLLSDLSLQAVNLIFILVVFGHTQALKGWSREEVIFIYGFFLVPFAIFSAFFNIWDFNDRYIIKGEMDRILTRPIHSLFQIILERMELESLIGAITGIIVMGYAAMELQLSFYWYDFFLFLLMVGGGALVYGGIFVTLASFGFWSDAKSSIMPLMYNIGNYGRYPVDIYNRVIRFVLTFVLPFAFVGVYPAAYFLRKTEWNSYAFATPIVGVICFTIAITLWNQGVKRYRGAGN; from the coding sequence ATGATATATATAAAATTATTTTTGCAATATGCAAGTCAATATATAAAAACAAAATTGGAGTATCGTGGCGATTTTATCGTCGGATTACTTTCAGATTTATCACTACAAGCTGTTAATTTAATCTTCATTCTCGTTGTGTTTGGGCATACCCAAGCACTAAAAGGGTGGAGCCGAGAAGAAGTGATCTTTATTTATGGGTTCTTTTTAGTACCGTTTGCCATTTTTTCAGCTTTCTTTAATATATGGGACTTTAATGATCGTTACATTATTAAAGGAGAAATGGACCGTATATTAACGAGACCGATTCATAGTTTATTTCAAATTATATTAGAAAGAATGGAACTTGAATCTTTAATTGGAGCTATTACGGGGATTATTGTGATGGGTTATGCAGCAATGGAGCTGCAATTATCTTTTTACTGGTATGATTTCTTCTTATTCCTACTCATGGTAGGGGGAGGGGCACTTGTATACGGCGGGATATTTGTTACGCTTGCAAGTTTTGGCTTTTGGTCGGATGCGAAAAGTTCCATTATGCCGCTTATGTATAACATAGGGAATTATGGACGCTACCCTGTTGATATTTATAACCGTGTTATTCGCTTTGTTTTAACGTTTGTTTTACCGTTTGCATTTGTTGGGGTATATCCAGCAGCATACTTTTTAAGAAAAACAGAGTGGAATAGCTATGCTTTCGCAACTCCAATTGTTGGTGTTATCTGTTTTACTATTGCAATTACCCTCTGGAATCAAGGGGTTAAACGATATCGTGGTGCAGGAAATTAA
- a CDS encoding ABC transporter ATP-binding protein, giving the protein MKSVIEVQGLRKEFTAYSSRPGLKGAFRDLLNRNYKIVPAVNDVSFTVKQGEMVGYIGENGAGKSTTIKMLTGILTPTSGQITVNGMNPHKQREEFVRTIGVVFGQRSQLWWDIAVQESFRLLKKVYGVSDAQYKEHMEHVIETLDIGPLLDKPVRKLSLGQRMRCELAAALIHNPPLLFLDEPTIGLDVLVKLKIREFLKEMNERYKTTILLTTHDITDIEALCERVIMLDEGNIMYDGSLNNLRTQWGAEKEIHFQFVAPVSYQMLSMVMPDSQVVWSKAKEENAWVAKIPNEEIIISMLISKVVQAFQIKDLKINEVSTEEIIRNIYEEGIKHG; this is encoded by the coding sequence ATGAAATCGGTAATTGAGGTACAAGGGTTACGTAAAGAGTTTACAGCCTATTCAAGTCGTCCGGGATTAAAGGGTGCATTTCGCGATTTATTAAATCGTAATTATAAAATAGTACCAGCAGTAAATGATGTGTCTTTTACTGTGAAGCAAGGTGAAATGGTTGGTTATATTGGTGAGAATGGTGCTGGTAAATCAACGACGATTAAAATGCTTACAGGGATTTTGACTCCGACTTCAGGGCAAATCACGGTGAACGGAATGAATCCACATAAACAAAGAGAAGAATTTGTGAGAACAATTGGTGTTGTTTTTGGTCAGCGCTCTCAGCTTTGGTGGGATATTGCGGTACAAGAATCATTTCGTTTATTGAAGAAAGTGTACGGTGTTTCAGACGCTCAGTATAAGGAACATATGGAGCACGTAATCGAAACGTTAGATATTGGTCCTTTATTAGATAAGCCGGTCCGAAAGTTATCTCTTGGCCAAAGAATGCGCTGTGAATTAGCGGCAGCATTAATTCATAATCCACCGTTATTATTTTTAGATGAGCCAACAATTGGGCTAGATGTTCTTGTGAAATTGAAAATACGTGAATTCTTAAAAGAGATGAATGAACGTTATAAAACAACAATTTTATTAACAACACATGATATTACTGACATTGAAGCTTTATGTGAGCGCGTTATCATGCTGGATGAAGGAAATATTATGTATGACGGTTCGTTAAATAACCTTCGCACACAGTGGGGAGCAGAGAAGGAAATCCATTTTCAATTTGTCGCTCCAGTTTCTTATCAGATGTTATCGATGGTTATGCCAGATAGTCAAGTCGTTTGGTCAAAAGCGAAAGAGGAAAATGCGTGGGTTGCAAAAATCCCGAATGAAGAAATTATTATTTCAATGCTTATTTCTAAAGTAGTACAAGCTTTTCAAATTAAAGATTTAAAAATTAACGAAGTGTCTACAGAGGAAATTATTCGTAACATTTATGAAGAAGGTATTAAGCATGGGTAA
- the perR gene encoding peroxide-responsive transcriptional repressor PerR, whose translation MVKEELKEALEMLKNTGVRITPQRHAILEYLVESMTHPTADDIYKALEGKFPNMSVATVYNNLRVFKEVGLVKELTYGDASSRFDYVTSQHYHVICEKCGKIVDFPYGGLEQLEEEAAKTTGFVINSHRLEIYGVCPECHKA comes from the coding sequence GTGGTCAAAGAAGAATTAAAAGAAGCGCTAGAAATGCTGAAAAATACGGGTGTACGCATTACTCCACAGCGTCATGCTATTTTAGAGTACCTTGTGGAATCTATGACGCACCCAACAGCGGATGACATTTATAAAGCATTAGAAGGTAAGTTTCCAAATATGAGTGTTGCAACTGTCTATAATAACTTACGTGTGTTTAAAGAAGTTGGACTTGTAAAGGAATTAACTTATGGGGATGCTTCAAGTAGATTTGATTATGTTACAAGTCAACATTATCATGTGATTTGCGAAAAATGTGGTAAGATTGTTGATTTTCCTTATGGAGGATTGGAACAGCTTGAAGAGGAAGCTGCAAAAACGACAGGCTTCGTTATTAATAGTCATCGCTTAGAAATTTATGGCGTTTGTCCAGAGTGTCATAAGGCGTAA
- a CDS encoding YgzB family protein produces MGIKYSNKINKIRTFALSLVFIGLFIAYLGVFFRENIIIMTTFMMVGFLAVIASTVVYFWIGMLSTKTIQIICPSCDKPTKMLGRVDACMHCNQPLTLDRNLEGKEFDEKYNKKSYKS; encoded by the coding sequence ATGGGTATTAAATATTCGAACAAAATTAATAAAATCCGAACCTTTGCATTGAGTTTAGTATTTATCGGCCTCTTCATTGCATACTTAGGTGTCTTTTTTCGCGAAAACATCATTATTATGACAACCTTTATGATGGTTGGTTTTTTAGCTGTCATCGCTAGCACTGTTGTTTACTTTTGGATTGGTATGTTATCTACAAAAACGATACAAATTATTTGTCCAAGCTGCGATAAACCAACAAAAATGCTCGGTCGTGTCGACGCATGTATGCATTGCAATCAACCTTTAACACTTGATCGAAATCTAGAAGGAAAAGAATTTGATGAGAAATATAATAAGAAGAGTTATAAATCATAG